The sequence TCACCTCGCTGTTCCTCTCGCGACTAGCGGATCAGATTCTATTGTTCATCGTGCCGTTGGTGGTGTTCCAGACTACCAACAGTGCTTCCTGGGCGGGTTTGGCGTTTTTCGTCGAATCGCTGCCGCGCTTTCTCGCGTTTCCGGTGTGCGGAGCCTTGTGTGACAAGTTTTCACCCATCAGGATTCTGCATATCAGCCAGGTCTACCGTGCGCTGCTTTGTCTGCTGGCAGTAGGCATGTTTGCCCTCTTCGGTGGTATCGCCTGGGTCGTCGTGCTGTCAGCGCTATGCGGCGTGCTGACCACCCAGGGCATCATGGCCCGCGAGGTGCTGATGCCGCATATTTTCCAGCACTACAGCTACACCAAGACCTTGTCCTATTCACAGATCGCCGATCAGACCGGGCTGGTGCTTGGTCCGCTGGTGGCTGCGCTTTTGCTGGAGGTGTGGGCCTGGCACTGGGTGGTGCTGTGGGTCGCCGGTCTGTTCCTGCTGGCTGACCTGAGCATGCTGGTATGGCAACGCCTCAGCCGCATTACGCTGGAGGTGTTCGAGCAGCATCAGGACATCTGGCTGCAACCGCTGCGCATTGCTTTCGGGCATATACGCGAGCTGGCGGAACTGAAGAAAATCATCCTGCTGGCGGTTGGAGTCAACCTGATCGTCGGCGTCACTCTCGCTACTTCGGCAGCGATGGTGATCGGCGAGTTCAGTGCCGGCAAGGATGCCTATGCCGGGCTACAGGCAGCGGGCGCGGTGACCACCATCATCATTCTGTTCTTCCTCGCACGGGTTGAACTGCCGCAACGGATACTCGGCGGGCTCGCTTATTCAATGATTGCCGCAGGCGCCCTGGTCAGTGCATTAAGTCCGAATCTGGCCGGCTATGTGCTGGGATTCCTGCTGATCGTCGGCTTCGACAAGATGTTCAACATCTACATGCGCAGCATCCGTCAGCGGGTGATTCCGGCCAAGGACTTCGGCAAGACCGTGGGCGTGATCACGTTGCTCAATAATCTCTCGCAACCTTTGGCGGGGTTGCTGGTGGCGCTGTTGGCCTCAAGCCTGGGTACGCAAGGAGTGATCCTGATTCTGGCCGTGCTGACTATGCTGTTGGGCACCGCAGCGGTATGGTGGTTTGCCGTCAGCAGAGGAACCCTGAATGCCGAAGAAACCACCGGCCCCTAAAGACAACGCCACCGCAGCAGACATCGAGCGCTCGATCCAGGCCTTGAACAGAATGGCCGAGCGCCTTTGGGGCGAAGGCCGCGAAGCCGAGGCCAAAGCCCTTCTCGATGCCCTCGATGCGTTGAACCGGGCGCTCGACCGCATCAGGATTGGAGAAAGTCGCCGAGCGGCGACGCTCCATTGAGGTGTGGGCCTACGGTTTGAGGATCAGCAACGGCTCACTCTTCTTCACGATGTAAGTCGCCAACTCCGAACCCT comes from Pseudomonas sp. RU47 and encodes:
- a CDS encoding MFS transporter produces the protein MRKDYLAFFTSLFLSRLADQILLFIVPLVVFQTTNSASWAGLAFFVESLPRFLAFPVCGALCDKFSPIRILHISQVYRALLCLLAVGMFALFGGIAWVVVLSALCGVLTTQGIMAREVLMPHIFQHYSYTKTLSYSQIADQTGLVLGPLVAALLLEVWAWHWVVLWVAGLFLLADLSMLVWQRLSRITLEVFEQHQDIWLQPLRIAFGHIRELAELKKIILLAVGVNLIVGVTLATSAAMVIGEFSAGKDAYAGLQAAGAVTTIIILFFLARVELPQRILGGLAYSMIAAGALVSALSPNLAGYVLGFLLIVGFDKMFNIYMRSIRQRVIPAKDFGKTVGVITLLNNLSQPLAGLLVALLASSLGTQGVILILAVLTMLLGTAAVWWFAVSRGTLNAEETTGP